One Paenibacillus riograndensis SBR5 DNA segment encodes these proteins:
- a CDS encoding methyl-accepting chemotaxis protein, with protein sequence MNIIQRLFQKAASRSLQKRMMLIFTLMLVIPILLVSYFSYSSSKKQLELKMQESTHSSVEMLQGTINETISAAERNVRQLSQQVTTADIEAKNPETKALIELFMKEHPELEVITLGSSSGAWMKSPNIGQQDYDPRTRDWFKASMANAGNVTIIDPFVSLTTGNYNLFISESLKDGKGALTTSLALKHMGEMINKVKLGRDGYIFVVDRNKKFVSHPVKKAGDEVAEDVIQLLDKDSGDLSYTSPDTGLQMRGYYTTDKTTGFKIVGVLSTKEFSDASLPVLYNGLIVLGAALVIALLMMFFIIKAITKPILSLNRSARRVSEGYLNEEIRINRTDEIGQLAQNYNLMVGSLRNIVVDISDTSGVLASSSQQLTATTEENSRATGYVAELVQNSSMEAETQTAAMAETARAMEEMSSGIQKIAEAAASIVDSSADTDADVSTGSRKIAQMSLQMDAIRQSTHQSSELISQLNGLNSQVSEMSSAISNIAVQTNLLSLNAGIEAARAGEHGRGFAVVASEVRKLADQSKTTAGNIQDTIEQMTELIDRTYQAIHVTVAADVELGIQATTEAKEAFISIEQSTAKINGQIHDISAITEQMSAGAQEVAASVQEISNISRSTSDAFQNVTAATEQQLASMEEISASSTELSKMAADLQHKIERFKLEE encoded by the coding sequence ATGAACATTATTCAACGACTATTCCAAAAAGCCGCATCCAGATCACTCCAGAAGCGAATGATGCTAATCTTCACCCTGATGCTGGTTATCCCCATCCTCCTTGTGAGTTATTTCTCCTATTCCAGTTCGAAGAAGCAATTGGAACTGAAGATGCAGGAATCTACGCATTCCAGCGTAGAGATGCTGCAAGGAACGATCAATGAAACCATCAGCGCCGCCGAACGGAATGTCCGGCAGCTCAGCCAACAGGTAACCACCGCTGACATTGAAGCCAAGAACCCGGAGACCAAGGCACTGATTGAATTATTCATGAAGGAGCACCCGGAGCTGGAAGTCATAACACTGGGAAGCAGCAGCGGCGCATGGATGAAATCACCCAATATCGGGCAGCAGGATTATGACCCCCGGACCCGCGACTGGTTCAAAGCCTCCATGGCTAATGCCGGTAATGTAACTATTATTGATCCTTTTGTCTCCCTGACTACAGGCAATTACAACCTGTTCATTTCCGAGTCGCTTAAGGACGGCAAAGGAGCTTTAACCACAAGTCTTGCACTTAAGCATATGGGTGAGATGATCAACAAGGTCAAGCTTGGCAGAGACGGTTATATTTTCGTAGTGGACCGCAACAAGAAGTTCGTCTCCCATCCGGTTAAAAAAGCGGGAGATGAGGTTGCTGAGGACGTAATCCAACTGCTGGACAAAGACAGCGGAGACTTGTCATACACCAGTCCGGATACGGGTCTGCAAATGCGCGGTTACTATACCACCGACAAGACCACCGGGTTCAAAATTGTCGGAGTACTCTCCACAAAAGAGTTTTCGGATGCTTCCCTCCCGGTTCTGTACAATGGTCTGATCGTATTGGGTGCAGCTCTGGTTATCGCCCTGCTCATGATGTTCTTTATTATCAAGGCTATCACAAAACCTATTTTGAGCTTGAACCGGTCCGCCCGCCGGGTCAGCGAAGGTTATCTGAACGAAGAGATCCGGATTAACCGTACCGACGAGATCGGCCAGCTGGCCCAGAATTATAATCTCATGGTTGGCTCACTCCGCAATATCGTTGTAGATATCTCGGATACCTCCGGCGTACTAGCCTCTTCAAGCCAGCAATTGACCGCTACAACCGAAGAAAACTCCAGGGCGACAGGCTATGTTGCCGAGCTGGTGCAGAATTCCTCAATGGAAGCCGAGACCCAGACCGCTGCGATGGCAGAAACTGCCCGGGCGATGGAAGAAATGTCTTCCGGCATTCAAAAAATTGCCGAGGCTGCCGCCTCTATCGTTGATTCGTCCGCAGACACCGACGCCGATGTATCGACAGGCAGCCGGAAAATCGCACAGATGAGTCTTCAAATGGATGCGATCCGCCAATCTACCCATCAATCCTCTGAGCTGATCAGCCAGTTGAACGGACTGAACAGCCAGGTTTCGGAGATGAGCAGCGCCATTTCCAATATTGCCGTCCAGACCAATCTGCTCTCATTGAACGCTGGCATCGAAGCTGCCCGGGCCGGTGAACACGGCCGGGGCTTCGCAGTGGTAGCTTCTGAGGTTCGCAAGCTGGCGGATCAGTCGAAGACAACGGCCGGAAATATCCAGGATACCATTGAGCAGATGACCGAGCTCATTGACCGCACGTATCAGGCCATTCACGTCACCGTGGCTGCCGATGTGGAGCTTGGCATCCAGGCCACGACTGAAGCCAAAGAGGCTTTTATCAGCATTGAACAGTCGACCGCAAAAATCAACGGCCAGATCCATGACATCTCAGCCATCACCGAACAAATGTCGGCCGGAGCGCAAGAGGTAGCAGCTTCTGTACAGGAGATCTCCAACATCTCCCGTTCGACCTCCGATGCCTTCCAGAACGTTACGGCAGCGACGGAACAGCAGCTGGCCTCGATGGAGGAAATCTCCGCTTCCTCAACCGAGCTGTCCAAAATGGCTGCCGACCTGCAGCACAAAATCGAGCGTTTCAAGCTTGAAGAATAG
- a CDS encoding glutamate synthase subunit beta, with translation MSTPTGFMEYKRQLPGDRDPAQRVKDWEEFHHHLTEDELRTQGARCMDCGTPYCHTGIDMSGGTSGCPVHNLIPEWNNLVYRGLWKEALERLHKTNNFPEFTGSICPAPCEGSCTVGLIGQPVTIKTIELAIIDKGFEEGWVVPNPPEKRTGKTVAIVGSGPAGLAAAAQLNKAGHTVTVFERSDRIGGLLTYGIPTMKLDKRVVQRRVDLLAAEGVKFVVNTEIGKDIPAQQLVDEYDAVVLCGGATKARRFNVEGSELNGVMYAMDYLNGTIKSYLNSKLEDGNYVSAAGKDVIVLGGGDTGSDCVATALRHGCSSITQFGTHDKAPLERDPIANPWPQFPNVYTLDYAQQEAKAVFGDDPREFSIMTTKFVGDEEGNLKELHTVQIQRMVDETGRKIYQPIPGTEAVYPAQLALIAIGFDGPEQDIIEELKLDTDRRSNVKARYGKFNTNVDKVFAAGDMRRGQSLVVWAINEGREAAREVDKYLMGSTVLV, from the coding sequence ATGTCTACACCTACTGGATTTATGGAGTATAAACGCCAGCTCCCAGGTGATCGGGATCCTGCGCAGCGCGTAAAAGACTGGGAAGAGTTCCACCATCATTTAACCGAGGACGAGCTTCGGACACAGGGTGCACGGTGTATGGACTGCGGAACTCCTTACTGCCATACCGGCATTGATATGAGCGGCGGCACTTCGGGATGTCCGGTTCACAATCTTATACCGGAGTGGAACAATCTGGTATACCGGGGATTGTGGAAGGAAGCGCTGGAGCGGCTGCACAAGACGAACAATTTCCCCGAATTCACCGGCAGCATCTGTCCTGCGCCTTGTGAAGGCTCCTGTACCGTCGGTCTGATCGGGCAGCCGGTGACGATCAAGACCATTGAGCTGGCGATTATCGATAAAGGGTTCGAGGAAGGCTGGGTTGTGCCGAATCCGCCGGAGAAACGGACAGGTAAAACGGTTGCCATCGTCGGCTCCGGACCTGCCGGTCTTGCTGCTGCTGCACAGCTGAACAAAGCCGGGCATACCGTAACGGTATTTGAACGCAGCGACCGCATTGGCGGATTGCTCACTTACGGTATTCCAACGATGAAGCTGGATAAACGTGTGGTTCAGCGCCGGGTGGATCTGCTGGCTGCTGAAGGTGTGAAGTTTGTTGTGAACACCGAAATCGGCAAGGATATTCCCGCACAGCAGCTCGTCGATGAATATGACGCTGTGGTTCTATGCGGTGGAGCGACCAAGGCCCGCCGTTTCAATGTAGAAGGCAGTGAACTGAATGGCGTTATGTACGCAATGGATTATTTGAACGGAACGATCAAGAGCTACCTTAATTCCAAGCTGGAAGATGGAAATTATGTGTCTGCGGCAGGTAAGGACGTAATTGTGCTTGGCGGGGGCGACACCGGCTCTGACTGTGTAGCGACTGCGCTGCGTCACGGCTGCAGCAGCATCACCCAGTTCGGAACCCATGACAAGGCTCCGCTGGAGCGTGATCCCATCGCGAATCCGTGGCCGCAATTCCCGAATGTATATACCCTGGATTATGCGCAGCAGGAAGCCAAGGCTGTCTTTGGTGATGATCCCCGTGAGTTCTCTATCATGACTACCAAATTCGTTGGTGACGAAGAAGGGAATCTGAAGGAGCTTCACACCGTGCAAATCCAGCGTATGGTCGATGAGACCGGACGGAAGATCTATCAGCCGATTCCTGGAACTGAGGCTGTGTATCCGGCTCAGCTTGCGCTGATCGCCATTGGCTTCGACGGACCGGAGCAGGATATTATTGAAGAGCTGAAGCTTGACACGGACCGCCGCAGCAACGTGAAAGCCCGCTATGGAAAGTTCAACACCAATGTGGATAAAGTGTTTGCTGCCGGAGATATGCGCCGTGGGCAAAGTCTGGTGGTATGGGCAATCAATGAAGGGCGCGAAGCCGCCCGTGAAGTGGATAAATATTTGATGGGCTCGACTGTTCTGGTCTAA
- a CDS encoding dihydrofolate reductase: MSISLIWAMAANGVIGKDNDMPWHLPRDFDYFKSQTLGKRMLMGRKTWDSLGGKPLKGRTSIVLTRDRSFAPEGAEIVHSLEEAVAEGRRDDELMVIGGAEIYKMMLPYADKLLVTRIAQDFEGDTRFPEVDWSGWREISNSPGIRDEKNPYDYRFYVYERPV; this comes from the coding sequence ATGAGCATTAGCCTGATTTGGGCCATGGCAGCCAACGGTGTCATCGGCAAGGACAATGATATGCCCTGGCATCTGCCGCGTGACTTTGACTATTTCAAGTCGCAGACGCTGGGAAAGAGAATGCTGATGGGCCGCAAAACCTGGGATTCACTGGGCGGCAAGCCGTTAAAAGGCCGAACAAGCATTGTCCTCACACGAGACCGCAGCTTTGCTCCCGAGGGGGCTGAAATTGTCCACTCCCTGGAAGAAGCGGTGGCCGAAGGCCGCCGGGATGATGAACTGATGGTTATAGGCGGTGCAGAGATTTACAAAATGATGCTGCCCTATGCCGACAAGCTGCTGGTAACCCGGATTGCCCAGGACTTTGAAGGGGATACGAGGTTTCCGGAGGTCGACTGGAGCGGGTGGAGAGAAATCTCTAACAGCCCGGGAATCCGGGATGAAAAGAATCCGTATGATTACCGGTTCTATGTTTATGAACGTCCGGTTTGA
- the thyA gene encoding thymidylate synthase, which translates to MRKYLDLLQDILDHGASKSDRTGTGTLSVFGRQLRFDLAEGFPLVTTKRIHLKSVIHELLWFLKGDTNTSYLKEHGVSIWDEWADPNGELGPVYGSQWRAWESADGRHIDQIAAVIDSIKNNPDSRRHIVSAWNVGEIEQMKLPPCHFVFQFYVADGKLSCMLTMRSVDTFLGLPFNIASYALLTHMVAQQTGLEVGEFIWSGGDVHIYTNHLEQVATQLAREPYPLPKLVIRRQPESIFDYTFEDFEFVGYEHHPGIKAPVAI; encoded by the coding sequence TTGCGTAAATATTTGGATTTGCTTCAGGATATCTTAGACCACGGCGCCTCCAAAAGCGACCGGACAGGAACTGGCACATTATCTGTATTTGGACGCCAGCTCCGGTTCGATCTGGCCGAAGGGTTTCCGCTGGTAACCACCAAGCGTATCCATCTGAAGTCGGTAATACATGAGCTCCTTTGGTTTTTGAAGGGGGATACCAATACCTCCTATTTGAAAGAACATGGAGTTTCGATCTGGGATGAATGGGCCGACCCCAATGGCGAGCTTGGACCTGTCTACGGCTCTCAGTGGCGGGCGTGGGAGAGTGCGGATGGCCGCCACATTGACCAGATCGCCGCTGTGATCGATTCGATTAAGAACAACCCGGATTCGCGCCGCCATATCGTCAGCGCCTGGAATGTGGGTGAAATAGAGCAGATGAAGCTGCCGCCCTGCCATTTTGTATTTCAGTTCTACGTGGCAGACGGCAAGCTTTCCTGCATGCTGACCATGCGTTCCGTGGATACTTTCCTGGGATTGCCCTTCAACATAGCCAGCTATGCGCTGCTGACGCATATGGTAGCCCAGCAGACCGGGCTTGAGGTGGGAGAATTCATCTGGTCCGGGGGAGATGTGCATATATATACAAATCATCTGGAACAGGTGGCCACCCAGTTGGCGAGAGAGCCTTATCCGTTGCCGAAGCTGGTGATCCGCAGACAGCCTGAGAGTATTTTTGACTATACCTTCGAGGATTTCGAATTTGTCGGTTATGAGCATCATCCGGGAATTAAAGCCCCGGTTGCGATATAA
- a CDS encoding alpha/beta fold hydrolase, with protein MPQAFINGYSMHYTDCGQGTTIIFIHPPVLTSLNFLYQMKPLSADFRTISFDIRGHGSSKSSREEITYPLIVEDIRQLMDQLKIEKAFLCGYSTGGSIVLDFLLTCPERAFGGIVISGMSEVNDKKLRNKIARGRFLSRIGAIGAIALSISWSQAKARLSLFRTLFTGAKRANAENAEQYYHYSMQYNCTAQLDRIHHPVLLVYGEKDTLFHPYAKLLQERLPKSELVFIKKTKHQIPTKAAGKVNGLIRQFIHRYESSSPKG; from the coding sequence ATGCCGCAAGCCTTTATCAATGGATACAGCATGCATTACACAGACTGCGGACAAGGAACAACGATAATTTTCATCCATCCTCCAGTGCTGACAAGCTTGAATTTTCTATATCAGATGAAGCCATTGTCGGCGGATTTTCGGACAATTTCTTTTGACATCCGGGGTCACGGCAGCAGCAAATCTTCCAGGGAAGAGATTACCTATCCGTTAATTGTTGAGGATATCAGGCAGTTGATGGATCAGTTGAAGATCGAAAAAGCTTTTTTGTGCGGATACTCCACCGGCGGCTCGATTGTCCTTGATTTTTTGTTAACCTGTCCCGAGCGCGCATTCGGCGGAATTGTGATCAGCGGGATGTCGGAAGTAAACGACAAAAAGTTAAGAAACAAAATAGCACGAGGACGTTTCTTGTCCCGTATCGGCGCAATCGGTGCCATTGCCCTTTCCATTTCGTGGAGTCAAGCAAAAGCCAGGCTGTCCTTGTTCCGGACATTGTTTACCGGTGCTAAAAGAGCAAACGCTGAAAACGCTGAACAGTATTATCATTACAGTATGCAATATAACTGTACCGCTCAATTGGACAGGATTCATCACCCTGTCTTACTGGTTTACGGAGAAAAGGACACCCTGTTCCATCCATACGCCAAGCTGCTGCAAGAGCGGCTGCCAAAGAGTGAGCTGGTTTTTATCAAAAAAACCAAACACCAGATCCCCACAAAAGCAGCAGGTAAAGTGAACGGGTTAATCCGGCAGTTTATTCATCGTTATGAGTCTTCTTCGCCAAAAGGTTAG
- the lpdA gene encoding dihydrolipoyl dehydrogenase produces MVVGDASIEIDTLVIGAGPGGYVAAIRAAQLGQKVLIVDKSELGGVCLNRGCIPSKALISAAHQYEAAQHGEVFGVTAENVKVDWAKTQEFKNGVVKRMTTGVTSLMKGNKIEVFSGEAMFISANEARLFNEHESPRYKFNNCIIATGSRPIELKPFPFGGRILSSTEALELPEIPKSMIVIGGGYIGAELGQMYSKFGTKVTIIEGLDTVLPGFDKDMTRLVAKNMAKTGIEIVTNAKAESAVQNDKEVTVKYSVGGESKEVTADYLLVTVGRRPNTDGELGLDLIGIELDERGLIKVDHQGRTNIPNIYAIGDIVPGLALAHKASYEGKIAAEAISGHKSVVDYKVIPAVVFTDPECSSVGLTEKEAKDKGYTVKSGKFPFAGNGRAVSLNSPEGFIKIVANSENNLVLGAQIVGIEASNLIAELGLAIEMGATLEDIALTIHAHPTLGEIVMEAAELVEGHPIHVVK; encoded by the coding sequence ATGGTAGTCGGAGACGCTTCAATCGAAATCGACACATTGGTTATTGGTGCAGGTCCCGGCGGGTATGTGGCGGCAATCCGTGCCGCCCAGCTCGGCCAAAAGGTCCTGATCGTGGACAAATCGGAACTCGGCGGCGTATGCTTGAACCGCGGCTGTATCCCTTCCAAGGCGCTGATCTCAGCAGCACATCAGTATGAAGCAGCACAGCACGGCGAGGTTTTCGGGGTTACTGCCGAGAACGTCAAAGTGGACTGGGCGAAAACGCAGGAGTTCAAAAACGGCGTGGTCAAAAGAATGACCACCGGCGTGACCAGCCTGATGAAAGGCAACAAAATTGAGGTGTTCAGTGGTGAAGCCATGTTCATCAGCGCAAACGAAGCCCGTTTGTTCAACGAGCATGAATCCCCGCGCTACAAGTTCAACAACTGCATCATCGCTACAGGTTCGCGCCCGATTGAGCTGAAGCCTTTCCCGTTCGGCGGACGTATTCTGTCTTCAACCGAAGCGCTTGAGCTGCCGGAAATTCCGAAGAGCATGATCGTGATCGGCGGCGGTTATATCGGTGCAGAGCTTGGTCAAATGTACTCGAAATTCGGCACTAAGGTAACTATCATTGAAGGTCTGGACACCGTTCTGCCAGGCTTTGACAAGGATATGACCCGTCTGGTTGCCAAAAACATGGCAAAAACAGGCATCGAGATCGTAACCAATGCCAAAGCTGAAAGTGCGGTTCAGAACGACAAAGAAGTTACTGTGAAGTACTCCGTAGGCGGGGAGTCCAAAGAAGTTACTGCAGATTACCTGCTGGTAACGGTTGGCCGCCGTCCGAACACGGACGGAGAACTGGGTCTGGATCTGATCGGCATTGAGCTGGACGAACGCGGACTGATCAAGGTTGACCATCAGGGCCGTACCAACATCCCTAACATTTATGCGATCGGCGATATTGTTCCAGGTCTGGCTCTGGCACACAAAGCCTCCTACGAAGGTAAAATTGCTGCAGAAGCCATCTCCGGACACAAATCCGTTGTGGACTACAAAGTAATTCCGGCCGTCGTGTTCACAGATCCTGAATGCTCCAGCGTAGGCCTGACTGAGAAAGAAGCGAAGGACAAAGGCTACACCGTAAAGAGCGGCAAGTTCCCGTTCGCAGGCAACGGCCGTGCGGTATCCCTGAACAGTCCGGAAGGCTTCATTAAGATTGTGGCTAACAGCGAGAACAACCTTGTACTCGGCGCGCAAATCGTCGGTATTGAAGCATCCAACCTGATTGCTGAGCTGGGGCTGGCGATTGAAATGGGCGCTACGCTCGAAGATATCGCACTCACCATCCATGCGCACCCGACCCTTGGCGAAATCGTCATGGAAGCTGCTGAACTGGTAGAAGGCCACCCGATTCACGTCGTAAAATAA
- a CDS encoding 2-oxo acid dehydrogenase subunit E2 produces MAKFEYRFPELGEGLHEGEIIKMHIKAGDKVTDDDIVMEVQNDKAVVEVPCPVNGTVLEVFTKDGQVCRVGEVVAIIDAEGDIPEQEGGHAAAQSTQEADAAKGGADTASSPATSSPANFEYKFPELGEGLHEGEIIKMHIKAGDKITDDDIIMEVQNDKAVVEVPSPVNGTVLEVFAKDGQVCRVGEVVAIIAAEGDVPQQEGGHAEAPAAQTAAPAAAAAPAAVPAPNRDVLATPSVRKFARDQSVDISKVNGTGKNGKITHEDVEAFLKGGAAAPAADPAAAASAPAAAPAAEAPKAKTPAAAAASGNVSLEEERVPFKGIRKAIANAMVKSAYTAPHVTIMDEVDVTELVAFRARMKPVAEKKGVKVTYLPFIVKALVAASRQFPALNATIDEAANEIVYKKYYNIGIATDTDNGLIVPVIKDADRKSIWMIASAITDLALRGRDGKLAPNEMKGSTISITNIGSAGGMFFTPIINFPEVAILGTGRITEKPVVKNGEIVAAPVMALSLSFDHRIIDGATAQNFMNYIKTLLANPDMLVMEV; encoded by the coding sequence GTGGCAAAATTTGAGTACCGGTTCCCTGAGCTGGGCGAAGGTTTGCATGAAGGCGAAATTATCAAAATGCATATCAAAGCCGGCGACAAAGTAACCGATGACGATATCGTAATGGAAGTACAGAATGACAAGGCAGTAGTGGAAGTTCCTTGTCCGGTCAACGGCACAGTCCTGGAAGTGTTCACCAAAGACGGCCAAGTCTGCCGCGTAGGTGAAGTTGTAGCCATCATTGATGCTGAAGGCGACATTCCTGAGCAGGAAGGCGGCCATGCTGCAGCCCAGTCCACGCAAGAAGCAGATGCAGCCAAAGGCGGAGCAGACACTGCTTCTTCTCCAGCTACAAGCAGCCCGGCGAACTTTGAATATAAGTTCCCTGAGCTTGGCGAAGGTCTGCATGAAGGCGAAATTATCAAGATGCATATCAAAGCAGGGGACAAAATTACCGATGATGATATCATCATGGAAGTGCAGAATGACAAGGCAGTAGTGGAAGTTCCTTCCCCGGTCAACGGCACGGTGCTGGAAGTATTCGCCAAGGACGGACAGGTCTGCCGTGTAGGCGAAGTTGTAGCGATCATTGCCGCAGAAGGCGATGTGCCACAGCAGGAAGGCGGCCATGCTGAAGCTCCTGCTGCCCAGACAGCAGCTCCGGCAGCAGCTGCAGCACCAGCAGCAGTTCCAGCGCCTAACCGCGATGTGCTGGCTACACCAAGTGTACGCAAGTTTGCCCGTGATCAAAGCGTTGACATCTCCAAGGTGAACGGCACCGGCAAAAACGGCAAGATTACCCATGAAGATGTGGAAGCCTTCCTGAAGGGCGGCGCTGCAGCGCCGGCGGCGGATCCGGCAGCAGCGGCTTCTGCTCCAGCAGCAGCACCTGCAGCTGAAGCTCCAAAAGCCAAGACACCAGCGGCAGCAGCAGCTTCCGGCAACGTTAGCCTGGAAGAAGAACGCGTTCCGTTCAAAGGCATCCGCAAAGCGATTGCCAACGCCATGGTTAAATCGGCATACACTGCACCTCATGTTACCATTATGGACGAAGTGGATGTTACCGAGCTGGTAGCTTTCCGTGCCCGCATGAAACCAGTTGCCGAGAAGAAAGGCGTGAAGGTCACTTACCTTCCGTTCATCGTGAAGGCACTTGTTGCAGCTTCCCGTCAGTTCCCTGCGCTTAATGCCACTATTGACGAAGCGGCCAATGAAATTGTCTACAAGAAATACTACAACATCGGTATCGCAACTGATACAGACAACGGCCTGATCGTGCCTGTAATCAAAGACGCTGACCGCAAGAGCATCTGGATGATCGCCAGCGCGATTACGGATCTGGCTCTGCGCGGACGTGACGGCAAGCTTGCACCGAACGAGATGAAAGGCAGCACGATTTCGATCACTAACATCGGTTCTGCCGGCGGCATGTTCTTCACTCCGATCATCAACTTCCCTGAAGTGGCGATCCTGGGTACCGGACGCATCACCGAGAAGCCGGTTGTTAAGAATGGCGAGATCGTAGCAGCTCCTGTAATGGCACTGTCCTTGAGCTTTGACCACCGGATCATCGATGGCGCAACAGCACAGAACTTTATGAATTACATTAAGACCCTGCTTGCAAATCCTGATATGTTAGTTATGGAGGTGTAA
- a CDS encoding alpha-ketoacid dehydrogenase subunit beta, whose amino-acid sequence MAQMNMKEAIRDAMRVELNRDPGVLIFGEDVGNVGGVFRVTEGLQKEFGEDRVFDTPLAESAIGGLAFGLGVQGFRPIAEIQFVGFIFEALDQIVVQAARLRWRSGGRFNAPVVFRTPFGGGVKAAELHTDSLEGLIAQSPGIKVVIPSNPYDAKGLLIASIRDNDPVFFMEHLNLYHAFRAEVPEGEYTVELGKANVVREGSDVSIITYGLMVHTATKAAEQLEKDGIKAEIIDLRTVSPIDIDTIVASVKKTNRAIVVQEAQKSSGVAAEVIAQINEKAILHLEAPVLRVAGPDTVYPFAQIEDTWIPTPARVIAAVKKVMEF is encoded by the coding sequence ATGGCACAAATGAATATGAAAGAAGCAATTCGTGACGCAATGCGCGTTGAACTGAACCGTGACCCGGGCGTTCTGATCTTCGGGGAAGACGTTGGTAACGTTGGTGGCGTATTCCGTGTAACGGAAGGCCTGCAGAAAGAATTTGGCGAGGATCGCGTATTTGATACTCCGCTGGCTGAATCCGCAATCGGCGGTCTGGCTTTTGGTCTGGGGGTTCAAGGCTTCCGTCCAATTGCCGAAATCCAGTTCGTTGGTTTTATCTTTGAGGCACTTGACCAAATCGTCGTTCAGGCAGCCCGTCTGCGCTGGCGTTCCGGGGGCAGATTCAATGCTCCTGTAGTGTTCCGCACTCCATTTGGCGGCGGCGTCAAAGCGGCTGAGCTTCACACTGATTCCCTGGAAGGGCTAATCGCCCAAAGCCCGGGGATCAAGGTAGTCATTCCTTCCAATCCATACGATGCCAAGGGACTGCTGATCGCGTCAATCCGTGACAATGACCCTGTATTCTTTATGGAGCATTTGAACCTCTATCATGCATTCCGCGCAGAAGTGCCGGAAGGTGAATATACCGTTGAGCTGGGCAAAGCCAATGTGGTCCGCGAAGGCTCCGACGTCTCGATCATCACTTACGGTCTGATGGTACATACTGCTACCAAAGCGGCCGAACAGCTTGAGAAAGACGGCATCAAAGCCGAAATTATCGACCTGCGCACGGTCAGCCCGATTGACATCGACACCATTGTCGCTTCCGTGAAGAAGACGAACCGCGCCATTGTGGTTCAGGAAGCGCAGAAGAGCTCCGGTGTAGCCGCTGAGGTTATCGCACAAATCAATGAAAAGGCTATTCTCCATCTCGAAGCTCCGGTGCTTCGCGTTGCAGGTCCTGATACCGTTTATCCGTTCGCGCAAATCGAGGATACCTGGATTCCTACCCCTGCACGTGTAATCGCAGCTGTGAAGAAAGTAATGGAATTCTAA
- the pdhA gene encoding pyruvate dehydrogenase (acetyl-transferring) E1 component subunit alpha, with translation MTKVPYEVYTEDVEALSVLSPDGEVINKDKMPALTDDQLKELMYRMVFTRTWDDRAVNLGRQGRLGFYAPVSGQEATMIGSEFALQKEDFVCPGYRDIPQLVWHGLPLYQAFLYSRGHQHGGQIPEGVNVLMPQIIIGAQILHATGIAMGFKLKKQQNVAITYTGDGGSSEGDFYEGLNFAGRFKLPVIFFVQNNGYAITTPFAKQTAAKSIAHKAVAAGIPGIKIDGMDVFAVISAVQEAAERARKGEGATLIEAVTYRFRPHSLSDDASKYRSKEEEGQWNEKDPIARLAKYLEKKGLWTEEDTLRVREEAKATVNEQIKKAEQTEKMTVPGLIDSMFEVTPKHLEEQKADFE, from the coding sequence ATGACTAAAGTTCCTTACGAAGTGTACACAGAGGACGTGGAGGCCCTTTCGGTGCTTTCCCCCGACGGAGAAGTTATCAATAAGGATAAAATGCCTGCACTTACCGACGATCAACTGAAAGAACTTATGTATCGTATGGTGTTTACCCGGACTTGGGATGACCGGGCCGTTAATCTGGGCCGTCAAGGCCGCCTGGGTTTCTATGCGCCGGTGTCCGGCCAGGAAGCCACTATGATCGGCAGTGAATTTGCGCTTCAGAAGGAAGATTTTGTCTGCCCGGGTTACCGTGATATTCCACAGCTGGTGTGGCATGGACTTCCATTATACCAGGCTTTCCTATATTCACGCGGCCATCAGCATGGCGGACAGATTCCAGAAGGTGTTAATGTGCTTATGCCGCAGATTATCATCGGCGCGCAGATTTTGCACGCTACAGGGATTGCAATGGGCTTCAAGCTGAAGAAACAGCAGAATGTTGCCATCACCTACACTGGTGACGGGGGTTCCTCCGAAGGCGACTTCTACGAAGGCCTGAACTTTGCCGGACGCTTCAAACTGCCGGTAATCTTCTTCGTACAAAATAATGGCTATGCCATTACTACACCGTTTGCGAAACAGACCGCTGCCAAGTCGATCGCCCACAAAGCGGTTGCAGCAGGTATTCCCGGCATCAAGATTGACGGCATGGACGTTTTCGCTGTTATCTCCGCTGTTCAAGAAGCTGCAGAACGCGCCCGCAAAGGTGAAGGCGCTACGCTGATTGAAGCTGTAACTTACCGTTTCCGTCCGCATTCCCTGTCCGATGACGCCAGCAAATACCGTTCTAAGGAAGAAGAAGGCCAGTGGAACGAGAAGGACCCGATTGCCCGTCTTGCCAAGTATTTGGAGAAGAAGGGCCTCTGGACCGAGGAAGACACGCTGCGTGTCAGAGAAGAAGCGAAGGCTACTGTGAACGAACAGATCAAGAAAGCAGAGCAAACCGAAAAAATGACCGTTCCCGGCTTGATCGACAGCATGTTTGAGGTAACTCCGAAACATCTGGAAGAACAAAAAGCCGATTTTGAATAA